One window of Nostoc sp. C052 genomic DNA carries:
- a CDS encoding CHASE2 domain-containing protein: MWAKLKPQIWQWRGVLLAVPNITALVIAIRLTGLLQLLELAALDQFFLLRPQESADTRIVIVEINEADIRKQVQWPMSDRKLASLLEKIKQQKPRAIGLDIYRDLPVNPGHQELLKVFKSTPNLIGVQKVSDTIDSSAVDSSPELKKLHQVGSNDLPIDGDGKIRRALLYVNLNNNDILESFGLKLALLYLKPEGITAKPSANNSNYLQLNRGVFPIFEPNDGGYVRADAGSYQVLLNYRGRIQQFAKVSLSEVQENHIPRDLMQDKVVLIGATAESLKDLFYTPYSSNVLTDPERMAGVTIHANVISQILSAAIEGRPPIKCLPDPLEWLLILIWSIIGASLCWLQRHSSNQKTLIFSVFLAGGGLVGGSFLAFIVGWWIPVVPSLLAFVGSAIALTQYIAQSATEMRKTLGRYLTDEIVANILETPSGLKLGGERRKVTVLVSDLRGFSAISEQLPPEEVVKILNLYLGTMTDVINQYKGTINEFMGDGIFVIFGAPISRKDDSERAIACAIAMQLAMEQVNKQNQQMNFPILEMGIGINTGEAVAGNVGSQKRAQYTVIGSHVNLAARIESYTVGGQILISENTCKDANIDLQIAGELQIEPKGIKHPVTICEIRGIGGKYNLFLPEDDEEIVILNQEIPVEYTILQGKYAVGTVFFGNLISLSEKGAQLQSPHSLHLLSNLKLKLLIEAEMSIEEEYIYAKVIQQSNIDEHLYLLRFTAVPPKAIAILNTLRQLG, from the coding sequence ATGTGGGCAAAGCTGAAACCGCAAATCTGGCAATGGCGTGGTGTTTTACTTGCTGTTCCTAATATTACAGCCCTGGTAATTGCAATACGCTTGACTGGTTTACTGCAATTGTTGGAATTGGCTGCACTGGATCAATTTTTTCTCCTCCGTCCACAAGAGTCGGCTGATACCCGCATTGTCATAGTTGAGATTAATGAGGCAGATATCCGCAAACAGGTTCAGTGGCCTATGTCTGATAGAAAACTTGCCAGTTTGTTAGAGAAAATCAAACAGCAAAAACCCAGAGCGATCGGTTTAGATATTTATCGTGATTTACCTGTCAATCCCGGTCATCAAGAATTACTTAAAGTATTTAAATCTACTCCTAATTTGATTGGAGTCCAAAAAGTCTCTGATACTATTGATAGTTCGGCGGTTGATTCGTCTCCAGAACTCAAGAAACTTCATCAAGTTGGGTCAAATGATTTACCCATAGATGGAGATGGCAAAATTCGACGAGCATTATTGTACGTAAATTTAAATAATAACGACATTCTAGAAAGCTTTGGGTTAAAACTAGCATTGTTGTACTTGAAACCTGAAGGTATTACCGCAAAGCCATCAGCCAATAATTCTAATTACTTGCAGTTAAATCGGGGTGTTTTCCCGATTTTTGAACCTAATGATGGTGGTTATGTCCGAGCAGATGCCGGGAGTTATCAAGTGCTGTTGAACTACCGAGGACGGATACAGCAGTTTGCTAAAGTCTCTCTTAGCGAAGTGCAAGAGAACCACATCCCACGCGATTTAATGCAAGACAAGGTGGTATTAATTGGTGCTACCGCCGAGAGTTTAAAGGATTTATTCTATACGCCTTACAGCAGTAATGTATTGACTGACCCAGAACGAATGGCGGGTGTAACAATTCATGCTAATGTCATTAGTCAAATTTTAAGTGCAGCAATAGAAGGTCGTCCACCGATCAAGTGTTTACCTGACCCGCTAGAATGGCTATTGATTTTGATTTGGTCAATTATTGGTGCTAGCTTGTGTTGGCTACAACGCCATAGTAGCAACCAGAAAACCCTGATTTTTAGTGTTTTTCTGGCGGGTGGTGGTTTAGTTGGTGGCAGTTTTCTGGCGTTTATTGTTGGTTGGTGGATTCCTGTTGTACCTTCATTGCTAGCATTTGTAGGTTCTGCGATCGCACTCACTCAGTATATTGCTCAAAGTGCTACCGAGATGCGAAAAACCCTCGGTCGCTATCTCACTGATGAAATTGTTGCCAATATCCTCGAAACTCCTTCTGGCTTGAAGCTAGGGGGAGAACGCCGAAAAGTTACGGTTCTCGTATCTGATTTAAGAGGATTCTCAGCTATTTCTGAACAATTGCCCCCGGAAGAAGTAGTAAAGATTTTGAATCTTTATTTGGGAACAATGACAGATGTGATTAATCAGTATAAAGGCACGATTAATGAGTTTATGGGTGATGGTATTTTTGTGATCTTTGGTGCGCCAATTAGTCGCAAAGATGATTCCGAACGAGCGATCGCCTGTGCTATTGCCATGCAGTTAGCAATGGAGCAAGTAAACAAACAAAATCAGCAAATGAATTTTCCAATCCTCGAAATGGGAATTGGCATTAATACAGGCGAGGCTGTGGCAGGAAATGTTGGCTCTCAAAAACGTGCCCAATATACAGTTATTGGTAGCCATGTTAATTTGGCTGCCCGAATTGAGTCTTATACAGTGGGAGGACAGATTTTAATTTCCGAAAATACCTGTAAAGATGCCAATATTGACCTCCAAATTGCCGGAGAACTACAAATAGAACCCAAAGGGATAAAGCATCCTGTGACAATTTGTGAAATTCGTGGCATTGGTGGTAAATATAATTTATTCTTGCCTGAAGATGATGAAGAAATAGTCATTCTCAATCAAGAAATACCTGTAGAATACACAATTTTACAGGGGAAATATGCTGTGGGAACAGTATTTTTTGGCAACTTGATTAGCCTTTCAGAAAAAGGGGCGCAACTGCAATCGCCACATTCTTTACATCTTTTGAGCAATCTCAAACTCAAGTTATTGATTGAAGCAGAAATGTCCATAGAAGAAGAATATATCTATGCCAAGGTGATCCAACAATCTAATATTGACGAGCATCTTTATCTGCTTCGGTTTACAGCTGTTCCGCCAAAAGCAATCGCAATTTTAAATACACTGCGTCAGCTTGGGTGA
- a CDS encoding DUF928 domain-containing protein — MKWIKPYIYFVTFSLPLSLFSALTAQVQAQSYHPNKTWQISQTFKPPQRGKPPASAGGSTRGSSCLTGKKLITPLIPPDKLGLTFAEHPTFFWYVPPSPVKTAKFLLLDKDQNVFYETSFTLPDKPGIINFKLPDTAPALAVGKTYHWYLTIACDTQDSSENPTVDGWVERTQPELGLSEALTKANLHKLPSIYAEAGIWHEALTSLVKLRQTEPNNFKARLDWRQFFKSVGLSAIASEPLIDCCTSRK; from the coding sequence ATGAAATGGATTAAACCATATATATATTTTGTAACTTTTTCCTTGCCTTTGTCTTTGTTTTCTGCTTTAACAGCACAAGTACAGGCTCAGTCCTACCATCCTAATAAAACTTGGCAAATTAGTCAGACATTTAAGCCACCACAGCGGGGAAAACCTCCTGCAAGTGCTGGTGGTTCTACCCGTGGTAGTTCTTGCCTAACAGGCAAAAAACTAATAACTCCCTTAATCCCCCCAGATAAATTAGGGTTGACATTTGCTGAACATCCAACATTTTTCTGGTATGTACCTCCATCTCCAGTCAAAACAGCCAAGTTTCTGCTCTTGGATAAAGACCAGAATGTATTTTATGAAACATCTTTTACACTTCCAGATAAGCCCGGAATTATTAACTTCAAACTTCCTGACACTGCCCCTGCACTCGCTGTCGGTAAAACTTATCACTGGTATCTAACAATTGCTTGTGATACTCAAGACTCTAGTGAAAACCCCACTGTAGATGGTTGGGTGGAACGCACTCAACCAGAATTAGGTTTGTCGGAGGCCTTAACAAAGGCAAATTTGCATAAGTTGCCCAGCATCTATGCAGAAGCGGGGATTTGGCATGAAGCGCTGACTAGTTTGGTGAAGCTACGCCAGACTGAACCGAATAATTTTAAGGCAAGGCTGGATTGGAGACAATTTTTCAAGTCAGTTGGTTTGAGTGCCATCGCTTCCGAACCATTGATCGATTGTTGCACATCTAGGAAATAA
- a CDS encoding WD40 repeat domain-containing protein: MSSQQPSEDNHINSERSLTQLAWAIESSVGQFKLILARCNYGSLRDRLISRLREICQVEIRILTVQQSNRTLYTAIQEEFGEEMPVCVMVVGLESVQNLSVILTSANQVREEFRKNFAFPLVLWIDDEIYKQLIQLAPDLESWATTRNFAISTQELVAFIIEMANQWFRNNLKFSVDIYLQLENELEAAQRYLINKPDIYNLDIQANLESLLGFIKQINNQKDSALEHYHKALELWQQSHNLEKQAKILGEISFGYYLKAIKHKNINCQDWHRTWYYVQEYINFVGQFKSPDLIANSVVKFGDILRDLQKWEILSSLSKQALLVHKANNQLRELAKDYGFLAEVALAQNNWVKANQLVKQALEVFVGIPNLESANISEVLSDIPKKALESKDLSLYQFILGRSQYHLGQITQATLSLETARDVGNPLEDVRLYLDILRFLQQLYFEQKEYLKAYKIKQQRRSIEQQFGLRAFIGAGRLEATKQVFVETLRSNSPQGNIAPEIAASGRLLDVERLIERMGRPDYKLIVIYGQSGVGKSSLVNAGLVPALKNKAIGTQDYLPVVIRVYTNWVEELGRVLRRDKGDEGDEGDKGKLESHSSTSELDSSTSNTQTPNSSLLTPHSLITQLCENEQRNLRTVLIFDQFEEFFFVYTEPTQRKQFFEFLGECLNILSVKVILSLRVDYIHYLLECNDLPSLKIIGNDILSNNVLYKLGNFSPADAKSIIQRLTENTSFQLEPALVEQMVLDLAGELGEVRLIELQIVGAQLQRENITTLAEYQKGGTKDELVKRYLDEVVHDCGEENQQAADILLYLLTDEKGTRPLKTRAELERDLLPYFLEIPPTPLKKGGFILSTPFLRGSPHTGGSETRVEQVSEISKLDLVLEIFVQSGLVVLLPENPADRYQLVHDYIAAFIRQQQEPKLKQVMAELEKEREQRKQSEAKLNRVLKRALFGSITAGLGFAVLAAATFQWAVEANVNQINAINNSSEVYFVSGKHADALIAALKAGSKLKHTLWAHHRSDISMLTVATLQQAVYLKPNERKENRAIEVNTLEGHSSAVRSLVYSPNGQQLASASYDNTIKIWDISSGKLLKSLTGHSKEVNSVAYSLNGQQLASASADKTIKIWDVNSGKLLKSLTGHSDAVKSVAYSRDGQQLASASADKTIKIWDISSGKLLKSLTGHSKEVNSVAYSLNGQQLASASADKTIKIWDVNSGQLLKTLTGHNDVVMSVVYSGDGQQLASASYDKTIKIWDISSGKLLKTLTDHSSSVFSVAYSRDGQQLASASDDNTIKIWDVNSSKLLKSLTGHSGRVYSVAYRRDGQQLASASWDKTIKIWNVSSGQPLKSLTGHSNGVNSVAYSRDGQQLASASDDKAIKIWNVSNGQLLKSLTGHSNRVISVAYSPNRQQLASASTDKTIKIWDVSSGQLLKTLNGHTSSVFSVAYSPNGQQLVSASRDNTIKIWDVSSGQLLKTLNGHSHWVINIAYSPNGQQLASASADNTIKIWDVNSGQLLKTLNGHSNWVINVAYSPNGQQLASASADNTIKIWDVSSGQLLKTFIGHSDAVRSVAYSRDGQQLASASRDKTIKIWDVSSGQLLKTLTGQTDRVNSIAYSPNGKQLASASDDKTIILWDLDFDNLLNSGCNLLNNYLIAHPEVLEELRSCQTRSRLVKAATVLVIQGEKLARNDDMNGAVEKFGKAQQWDNNLKFDSQARAKELANQAKGDKRTLP, translated from the coding sequence ATGAGTTCACAGCAACCATCAGAAGATAACCATATAAACAGCGAGCGCTCTCTGACACAATTAGCTTGGGCGATTGAATCCTCTGTGGGACAGTTTAAGCTGATTTTGGCACGGTGTAATTATGGTAGCTTGCGCGATCGCTTAATCTCCAGACTGCGGGAAATTTGTCAAGTTGAAATTCGTATCTTGACGGTGCAGCAATCGAACAGAACTCTTTATACTGCCATTCAGGAAGAATTCGGCGAAGAAATGCCAGTCTGTGTGATGGTTGTGGGTTTAGAATCAGTGCAGAATTTGTCTGTGATATTAACTTCCGCGAATCAGGTGCGGGAAGAGTTTCGCAAGAATTTTGCTTTTCCCTTAGTGTTGTGGATTGACGATGAAATCTATAAGCAACTAATACAGCTTGCACCTGATTTAGAAAGTTGGGCAACTACGAGAAATTTTGCCATATCAACACAGGAATTAGTCGCTTTTATCATCGAAATGGCTAATCAATGGTTTAGGAATAACTTAAAATTTAGTGTAGATATATATCTTCAACTCGAAAATGAGTTAGAAGCAGCGCAAAGATATTTAATCAACAAGCCAGATATTTATAATTTAGATATTCAAGCTAATTTAGAATCTTTATTAGGCTTTATTAAACAGATAAATAATCAAAAAGATTCGGCGCTAGAGCATTATCACAAAGCTTTAGAGCTTTGGCAGCAAAGTCATAATTTAGAAAAACAGGCAAAAATCCTTGGTGAAATTAGTTTTGGCTATTATCTCAAAGCTATTAAACATAAAAATATAAATTGTCAAGATTGGCATAGAACATGGTATTATGTTCAGGAATATATAAATTTTGTTGGCCAATTTAAAAGCCCAGATTTAATCGCCAACTCAGTAGTGAAATTTGGTGATATATTGCGAGACTTGCAAAAATGGGAAATTTTGTCTAGTCTTTCTAAACAAGCTTTACTAGTACATAAAGCTAACAACCAGCTAAGGGAATTAGCTAAAGATTACGGTTTTTTAGCTGAAGTAGCTTTGGCTCAAAATAACTGGGTTAAAGCAAATCAGTTAGTTAAGCAAGCCTTAGAAGTTTTTGTTGGAATTCCTAATCTGGAATCAGCCAATATATCAGAGGTTTTATCTGATATTCCCAAAAAGGCTTTAGAATCAAAAGATTTGAGCTTATATCAGTTTATTTTAGGTCGTTCTCAATACCATTTAGGTCAAATTACACAGGCAACTCTTAGCTTAGAAACTGCTAGGGATGTGGGTAATCCCTTAGAAGATGTCAGGCTTTATTTGGATATTCTCAGGTTTTTACAGCAGCTTTATTTTGAGCAGAAAGAATATCTCAAAGCATACAAAATCAAACAGCAACGCCGTTCTATTGAACAGCAATTTGGTTTGCGGGCTTTTATTGGTGCGGGTAGGTTAGAAGCTACAAAACAGGTATTTGTCGAGACATTGCGCTCAAACTCTCCCCAAGGAAATATTGCTCCAGAAATTGCTGCATCTGGTCGCCTCTTGGATGTAGAACGTTTGATTGAACGCATGGGTCGCCCTGATTATAAGCTGATAGTCATTTATGGGCAATCGGGTGTAGGCAAAAGTTCGCTAGTGAATGCGGGACTTGTACCAGCTTTAAAGAATAAAGCAATCGGTACTCAAGATTATTTGCCGGTAGTAATACGCGTTTACACCAACTGGGTGGAAGAATTGGGGAGGGTTTTGAGGAGAGATAAGGGGGATGAGGGAGATGAAGGGGACAAGGGGAAGTTAGAATCTCATTCATCCACCTCAGAACTGGATTCATCCACTTCAAACACTCAAACTCCTAACTCCTCACTCCTAACTCCCCACTCCTTAATCACTCAACTTTGCGAAAACGAACAGCGCAACCTCCGCACAGTGCTAATTTTCGATCAATTTGAGGAATTTTTCTTTGTTTACACCGAACCTACACAAAGAAAGCAATTCTTTGAGTTTCTAGGAGAGTGTCTGAATATTCTATCGGTGAAAGTTATCTTATCGCTGCGGGTCGATTACATCCATTACTTGCTAGAGTGCAATGATTTGCCCAGTCTCAAGATTATTGGTAATGACATTCTCAGTAATAATGTGCTTTACAAGTTGGGGAACTTCTCACCTGCTGATGCGAAGTCAATTATTCAGCGTTTAACTGAAAATACTAGTTTTCAATTAGAACCTGCTTTAGTTGAACAAATGGTACTGGATTTAGCCGGAGAATTGGGTGAAGTTCGTCTCATTGAGTTGCAGATTGTGGGGGCACAACTGCAAAGGGAGAATATTACAACTCTGGCGGAATATCAGAAGGGTGGCACTAAGGACGAATTGGTTAAGCGTTATTTAGATGAAGTTGTTCATGATTGCGGTGAAGAAAATCAGCAAGCAGCAGACATATTACTGTATTTGTTGACGGATGAAAAAGGAACTCGCCCTCTAAAAACTCGCGCTGAGTTGGAACGTGATTTGCTCCCGTACTTCTTGGAGATCCCCCCAACCCCCCTTAAAAAGGGGGGCTTTATTCTTTCAACCCCCTTTTTAAGGGGGTCGCCGCATACGGGGGGATCAGAAACTAGGGTGGAACAAGTTTCTGAAATCAGTAAATTAGATTTAGTGTTAGAAATATTTGTCCAATCTGGCTTAGTGGTTTTGCTACCAGAAAACCCCGCCGACCGTTATCAATTAGTACATGACTACATCGCCGCCTTTATCCGCCAGCAACAAGAACCGAAGTTAAAGCAGGTAATGGCGGAACTGGAAAAGGAACGAGAACAAAGAAAACAAAGTGAAGCCAAACTTAATCGTGTTCTCAAACGCGCCCTTTTTGGTTCCATAACCGCAGGTTTAGGATTTGCTGTTTTAGCTGCGGCAACATTCCAGTGGGCAGTAGAGGCAAATGTTAATCAAATTAACGCCATCAATAATTCTTCGGAAGTCTATTTTGTCTCTGGAAAACATGCAGATGCTTTAATAGCAGCCTTAAAAGCAGGTAGCAAACTTAAGCATACACTTTGGGCACACCACAGAAGCGATATCTCAATGCTAACTGTGGCAACTTTACAGCAAGCGGTTTACTTAAAGCCAAATGAAAGGAAAGAAAATCGTGCGATCGAGGTAAATACCTTAGAAGGTCATAGCAGCGCGGTCAGAAGCCTCGTCTACAGCCCCAATGGACAACAGTTAGCTTCTGCTAGTTATGACAACACAATCAAAATCTGGGATATCAGCAGTGGCAAACTTCTCAAATCCCTAACTGGTCATAGCAAAGAGGTCAATAGCGTCGCTTACAGCCTTAATGGACAACAGTTAGCTTCTGCTAGTGCTGACAAGACCATCAAAATCTGGGATGTCAACAGTGGCAAACTCCTCAAATCCCTGACTGGTCATAGCGATGCGGTCAAAAGCGTCGCCTACAGTCGTGATGGACAACAGTTAGCTTCCGCTAGTGCTGACAAGACCATCAAAATCTGGGATATCAGCAGTGGCAAACTTCTCAAATCCCTAACTGGTCATAGCAAAGAGGTCAATAGCGTCGCTTACAGCCTTAATGGACAACAGTTAGCTTCTGCTAGTGCTGACAAGACCATCAAAATCTGGGATGTCAACAGTGGTCAACTCCTCAAAACCCTTACTGGTCATAACGATGTGGTCATGAGCGTCGTCTATAGCGGTGATGGACAACAGTTAGCTTCTGCTAGTTATGACAAGACCATCAAAATCTGGGATATCAGCAGTGGCAAACTCCTCAAAACCCTTACTGATCATAGCAGTTCGGTCTTTAGCGTCGCCTACAGCCGTGATGGGCAACAGTTAGCTTCTGCTAGTGATGACAACACCATCAAAATCTGGGATGTCAACAGTAGCAAACTCCTCAAATCCCTGACTGGCCATAGCGGTCGAGTCTATAGCGTCGCCTATCGCCGTGATGGACAACAGTTAGCTTCTGCTAGTTGGGACAAGACCATCAAAATCTGGAATGTCAGTAGTGGTCAACCCCTCAAATCCCTGACTGGCCATAGCAATGGGGTCAATAGCGTCGCCTATAGCCGTGATGGACAACAGTTAGCTTCTGCTAGTGATGACAAGGCCATCAAAATCTGGAATGTCAGTAATGGTCAACTCCTCAAATCCCTGACTGGCCATAGCAATAGGGTTATTAGCGTTGCTTACAGCCCTAATAGACAACAGTTAGCTTCCGCTAGTACTGACAAGACCATCAAAATCTGGGATGTTAGCAGTGGTCAACTCCTCAAAACCCTTAATGGTCATACCAGTTCGGTCTTTAGCGTCGCTTACAGCCCTAATGGTCAACAATTAGTTTCTGCGAGTCGCGACAACACTATCAAAATCTGGGATGTTAGCAGTGGTCAACTCCTCAAAACCCTGAATGGTCATAGCCATTGGGTCATTAACATCGCCTACAGCCCTAATGGACAACAGTTAGCTTCCGCTAGTGCTGACAACACCATCAAAATCTGGGATGTCAACAGTGGTCAACTCCTCAAAACCCTGAATGGTCATAGCAATTGGGTCATTAACGTCGCTTACAGCCCTAATGGACAACAGTTAGCTTCTGCTAGTGCTGACAATACCATCAAAATCTGGGATGTCAGCAGTGGTCAACTTCTCAAAACCTTTATTGGTCATAGCGATGCAGTCAGAAGCGTCGCCTACAGCCGTGATGGACAACAGTTAGCTTCTGCTAGTCGGGACAAGACGATCAAAATCTGGGATGTCAGTAGTGGTCAACTCCTCAAAACCCTAACTGGTCAGACTGATAGGGTGAATAGCATTGCCTACAGCCCCAATGGAAAACAGTTAGCTTCTGCTAGTGATGACAAAACAATAATTTTATGGGACTTGGATTTCGATAATTTATTAAACAGTGGTTGCAACTTGCTAAATAATTACCTCATTGCCCATCCAGAAGTATTAGAAGAGTTGCGATCGTGCCAAACGCGATCGCGCTTGGTTAAAGCCGCTACAGTATTAGTTATCCAAGGTGAGAAGTTAGCGCGAAATGATGATATGAATGGCGCTGTGGAAAAGTTTGGCAAAGCACAGCAGTGGGATAATAATTTAAAGTTTGATTCCCAGGCGAGAGCGAAAGAGTTGGCGAATCAAGCTAAGGGTGACAAGAGGACATTACCCTAA
- a CDS encoding P-loop NTPase fold protein gives MSIDLREFYQASDPSRTLFVNNSSDGKYYIDFSSVRGGDILGKLKQKITFFKPNEPTCTLFTGHIGCGKSTELLRLQAELEKLDFHVVYFESSDDLEMTDVDIADVLLAIARRVSQSLDKITLETPNKFNELLQGAWKVLNSEVTAGKVKLPVLGDVGLSADKDKFSLSVGIGEITAKMKNDPTLREKLNQYLAPQKTKLLEAINQELLEPAIAKLKQQGKKGLVVIVDNLDRIDNRAKPWGRPQQEYLFVDQGEFLTRLNCHLLYTMPLALKFSNDYGMLTQRFPEDPKVLPMVPVQKTDGSDHIQGMALMQQMVLARAFPNLLEEERLSNVTEIFDSAASLERLCKMSGGHVRDVLRLLNTWIMEEMSLPLTRETLEQVIRSRRNEIMLPISENEWQLLRHVKERKKVSDDHGYQKLIRSRFVFEYRDGGESWFDVNPILAEASELQ, from the coding sequence ATGTCCATAGATTTACGGGAATTTTATCAGGCTAGCGATCCCAGCAGAACTCTGTTTGTCAACAATAGCTCTGATGGTAAGTATTATATAGATTTTTCCTCGGTACGAGGTGGTGATATTCTTGGCAAGCTGAAGCAGAAAATTACTTTTTTTAAGCCGAATGAACCCACTTGTACTTTATTTACTGGGCATATTGGTTGTGGTAAATCGACAGAACTATTACGGTTACAGGCAGAACTGGAAAAGTTAGATTTCCACGTCGTCTATTTTGAGTCCAGTGATGACTTGGAAATGACCGATGTCGATATTGCTGATGTGCTGCTGGCGATCGCTCGGCGGGTGAGTCAAAGTCTGGATAAAATTACTCTGGAGACACCCAACAAATTTAATGAGTTGCTGCAAGGCGCTTGGAAGGTCTTAAACTCTGAGGTGACGGCGGGAAAAGTTAAGTTGCCGGTGCTTGGTGATGTCGGTTTATCCGCAGATAAAGATAAGTTTTCTCTATCTGTGGGGATTGGTGAAATCACCGCGAAGATGAAAAATGACCCAACGCTGCGAGAAAAACTCAATCAGTATTTAGCACCACAAAAAACTAAACTGCTGGAAGCGATTAATCAAGAATTATTAGAACCTGCGATCGCTAAACTCAAACAGCAGGGTAAAAAAGGTCTGGTGGTAATTGTCGATAATCTTGACCGCATAGATAATCGCGCCAAACCTTGGGGTCGTCCGCAGCAAGAATATTTATTTGTCGATCAAGGTGAGTTTTTAACAAGGCTGAATTGTCATCTACTCTACACCATGCCCTTAGCTTTGAAATTTTCCAACGATTACGGAATGCTGACTCAGCGTTTCCCAGAAGATCCCAAAGTGTTACCAATGGTACCTGTACAAAAAACTGATGGCAGTGATCATATACAGGGAATGGCACTTATGCAGCAGATGGTACTAGCGAGAGCTTTTCCTAACTTGCTAGAAGAAGAGCGTTTAAGTAATGTTACTGAGATTTTTGATAGTGCTGCTAGCCTCGAACGGTTATGTAAAATGAGCGGTGGTCATGTACGGGACGTGCTGAGGCTGCTGAATACCTGGATTATGGAAGAAATGAGTCTTCCTCTAACCCGTGAAACTTTAGAGCAAGTGATTCGTTCTCGGCGGAATGAAATTATGTTACCGATTTCTGAAAATGAGTGGCAATTGTTACGTCACGTTAAGGAAAGGAAAAAGGTGAGCGATGACCACGGATATCAAAAACTGATCCGCAGTCGATTTGTCTTTGAATACCGCGATGGTGGTGAATCTTGGTTCGATGTTAATCCCATTTTGGCAGAGGCGAGTGAATTGCAATGA